In Thermoproteota archaeon, the genomic stretch TAAGGCTCTTGCGGTTAACATATCAGATATATGTGCAATGGGTGCCAAGCCTATAGGCTTTTTCTTAAATCTTATTTTTTCAGAAAAAATATCCAAAGAGTTCTTGAAAGGACTGTTTTCAGAAATGTCAACTCTTTGCAATACACTGGGAATTGTTCTTGCTGGAGGAGATATCAGCAGAGGACCTATTTTAGGGCTGTCCATCACCATATGGGGCGAATCTAGATCATATTTAAAAAGATCTCCTAAACCAGGAGATCTTTTGTTTGTTGTTGGAGAGATTGGGCTATCAAAAACTGGTTTTTTTGTGTTAGAAGAATGTAGGGATTTAAAAGATGAATTTCCAGTATCCGTTAGACACTTTTTAAGGCCTCCAATTTTTGTAGAAGAAGCTTTAAATATTGCTAATTTCAACGGTGTCCATGCCCTTATGGATATTTCAGATGGATTGATTAAGGATTTACATAGATTTGTTGGGAATAATCTTGGGACAAAACTATTTTCCGAATCTTTTTCTGTCCACGAAGAGATAAAAAAAATAGCCTCTATTGCTAACCTCAATCCACTTGAAATAATGTTATCAGGTGGTGAGGATTATGCGCTTTTAGGTTCGGTTGGCAGAGAATATTTAGATAAGCTAAAAAAAATGGTTCCCATAAGAGTGATTGGTGAAGTTGTTTTGAGAAAAGGTATATGGCTTGATGACAAACCTCTTGAAGTCAGTGGTTTTGACCATTTTGTAAACTAAAAGAGTGTGTTGTATGGATATAGTTTTAAAACCTATTGGTTATGTAAAAACCGTTTACAAAACCAGAGAAGAATGTCCTCCTCAGGCAGATTCAAAATCTCCCCCTGCAAAGTTGATATTAAAAGAGGAATTTCTTCCAGCTATTAAAGGAATTTCTATTGAGGATGAACTCATAATCTTTACCTGGTTGCACAAGGGAAAAAGAGATGTGCTTCAATGTCATCCCAGAAGAGACAAAACCAAACCTTTATGTGGGGTATTTCTTACCAGATCTCCTGATAGACCTAACCCAATTGGGCATCATGTAGTGAAAGTGATTGATATAAAAGGAAATTCTATTTTAATCCATCCCA encodes the following:
- a CDS encoding thiamine-phosphate kinase, translated to KALAVNISDICAMGAKPIGFFLNLIFSEKISKEFLKGLFSEMSTLCNTLGIVLAGGDISRGPILGLSITIWGESRSYLKRSPKPGDLLFVVGEIGLSKTGFFVLEECRDLKDEFPVSVRHFLRPPIFVEEALNIANFNGVHALMDISDGLIKDLHRFVGNNLGTKLFSESFSVHEEIKKIASIANLNPLEIMLSGGEDYALLGSVGREYLDKLKKMVPIRVIGEVVLRKGIWLDDKPLEVSGFDHFVN